The following proteins come from a genomic window of Pyxidicoccus sp. MSG2:
- a CDS encoding GMC family oxidoreductase N-terminal domain-containing protein, whose amino-acid sequence MAPTYDALVIGTGFGGAVAACRLAQAGLSVRVLERGLRYPKGGFPRDWDNPLNGWLWKHGQGLFDVKLMQGMSIVQAAGYGGGSLIYANVHLRPPAETFATDWPEGYSRESLDPYFDLVAHMLDLQPITASARGLPTKTQRMKDVARQLGREAQFFYPDLAVRFAPAGEALPNKFGVHQEGCNYCGECDIGCNVRAKNTLDLNYLAVAEQRGAEVTTQAEATRIEPLSPEGYRVTFVDHGAGAVVRTVDARRVFLCAGAVNTTELLLRCRDEWGTLPRLGEKLGCRYSANGDFLAFALETRELWDPSEGPTITTSMVVDQGQGKDKTWFLFQEGGHPGQVAGILQAMDPGRDLKVPVDLLQKELVKALRKRSRAAASMEGERGRFQAVFLAMGRDRANGRLALRPLTGELEARWDVPSNLPLYRTQEQLCQDIARALGARAVYNPLWERLHIPVSVHNLGGCAMSEAPAYGVLKPDGQVHNYPGLYVLDGAALPSSTGVNPSSTIAAVAERNVERAIRDALGNPGWVAPERAPMEPQPFRAGLRFSPEPQPARVVPREDPMRTVVIPEGGTVPSPTPVVGLRFTERMRGFHAPGHVPADDFTGAEKAGKRAGQLAEFVITITLPSLDRFLAEKAHGGIVQGTVHVNGLTPPEGADVVNGVFNLFVDTDSFNERRMLYLLPFTGADGQAYVLDGYKEVRDDDGFDMWNDTSTLYTVIRRGTERDSPVVSSGIIRLHLPDFLQQLTTFAVLGTESPVAKADALRRFGKMFMGHLWDVFARTKLE is encoded by the coding sequence ATGGCGCCGACGTATGACGCGCTGGTCATCGGCACCGGCTTCGGGGGAGCCGTGGCCGCCTGCCGGCTGGCCCAGGCGGGGCTCTCCGTGCGGGTGCTGGAGCGAGGGCTGCGCTATCCCAAGGGCGGCTTTCCGCGCGACTGGGACAACCCGCTCAACGGCTGGCTGTGGAAGCACGGGCAGGGCCTGTTCGACGTGAAGCTCATGCAGGGGATGAGCATCGTTCAAGCGGCGGGCTACGGCGGGGGCTCGCTCATCTACGCCAACGTCCACCTGCGTCCGCCCGCGGAGACCTTCGCCACCGACTGGCCCGAGGGCTACAGCCGCGAGTCGTTGGATCCGTACTTCGATCTGGTGGCGCACATGCTCGACTTGCAGCCCATCACCGCGTCCGCGCGGGGGCTGCCCACCAAGACGCAGCGGATGAAGGACGTGGCGCGCCAGCTCGGACGGGAGGCGCAGTTCTTCTACCCGGACCTCGCCGTCCGCTTCGCTCCCGCGGGCGAGGCACTCCCGAACAAGTTCGGCGTGCACCAGGAGGGCTGCAACTACTGCGGCGAGTGCGACATCGGCTGCAACGTCCGCGCGAAGAACACGCTGGACCTCAACTACCTGGCCGTCGCGGAGCAGCGCGGCGCCGAGGTCACCACCCAGGCCGAGGCCACGCGCATCGAGCCGCTGTCGCCGGAGGGCTACCGCGTCACCTTCGTCGACCATGGCGCGGGCGCCGTCGTGCGCACCGTGGACGCGCGTCGCGTCTTCCTGTGCGCGGGCGCGGTGAACACCACGGAGTTGCTGCTGCGCTGCCGGGACGAGTGGGGGACGCTGCCCCGCCTGGGCGAGAAGCTGGGCTGCCGCTACTCGGCCAACGGGGACTTCCTCGCCTTCGCGCTGGAGACGCGCGAGCTGTGGGACCCGTCGGAGGGGCCCACGATTACCACCAGCATGGTGGTGGACCAGGGGCAGGGGAAGGACAAGACGTGGTTCCTCTTCCAGGAGGGCGGGCACCCGGGACAGGTGGCCGGCATCCTCCAGGCGATGGACCCGGGCCGGGACCTGAAGGTGCCGGTGGACCTGCTCCAGAAGGAATTGGTGAAGGCGCTGCGCAAGCGCTCGCGGGCGGCGGCGTCCATGGAGGGCGAGCGCGGGCGCTTCCAGGCCGTGTTCCTGGCCATGGGGCGTGACAGGGCCAATGGAAGGCTGGCGCTGCGCCCGCTCACGGGAGAGCTGGAGGCGCGCTGGGACGTGCCCTCCAACCTGCCGCTGTACCGGACGCAGGAGCAGCTCTGCCAGGACATCGCCCGGGCGCTGGGCGCGCGCGCCGTCTACAACCCGCTGTGGGAGCGGCTGCACATCCCCGTCTCGGTGCACAACCTGGGCGGCTGCGCCATGTCCGAGGCGCCCGCGTACGGCGTGCTCAAGCCCGACGGCCAGGTTCACAACTACCCTGGCCTGTATGTCCTCGACGGTGCCGCGCTGCCGTCCAGCACCGGCGTCAACCCTTCGTCCACCATCGCCGCGGTGGCCGAGCGCAACGTGGAGCGCGCCATCCGCGACGCCCTGGGCAACCCCGGCTGGGTGGCCCCGGAGCGCGCCCCCATGGAGCCGCAGCCCTTCCGCGCGGGGCTGCGCTTCTCCCCGGAACCGCAACCGGCACGCGTGGTGCCAAGAGAGGACCCGATGAGGACGGTGGTGATTCCCGAGGGTGGCACGGTGCCGTCGCCCACGCCGGTGGTGGGCCTGCGCTTCACGGAGCGGATGCGCGGCTTCCACGCGCCGGGGCATGTACCGGCGGACGACTTCACGGGCGCGGAGAAGGCCGGGAAGCGGGCAGGGCAACTGGCGGAGTTCGTCATCACCATCACCCTGCCGAGCCTGGACCGCTTCCTCGCGGAGAAGGCCCACGGCGGCATCGTCCAGGGCACGGTGCACGTCAACGGCCTCACGCCACCCGAGGGCGCGGACGTCGTGAACGGCGTCTTCAACCTCTTCGTGGACACCGACAGCTTCAATGAGCGGCGCATGCTCTACCTGCTGCCCTTCACCGGCGCGGACGGCCAGGCGTACGTCCTCGACGGGTACAAGGAGGTGCGGGACGACGACGGCTTCGACATGTGGAACGACACCTCCACGCTCTACACCGTCATCCGTCGGGGCACGGAGCGGGACTCGCCCGTGGTGTCCAGCGGCATCATCCGCCTGCACCTGCCGGACTTCCTGCAGCAACTCACGACCTTCGCCGTGCTGGGCACGGAGTCGCCCGTGGCGAAGGCGGACGCGCTGCGGCGCTTCGGGAAGATGTTCATGGGCCACCTCTGGGACGTCTTCGCCCGCACGAAGCTGGAATAG
- a CDS encoding type II secretion system protein GspG, whose translation MNQNKSKQQRRRNRGMTLIEIMVVITILGLIAAAVGVSVIPMLESARRDRAALDIKNIQGAMKIFYTQKGKYPDTASGLNALVESQALDVMPRDPWNNDYVYINEGGKPVIISYGADGTAGGEGNDADISSVDERKGRS comes from the coding sequence ATGAACCAGAACAAGTCGAAGCAGCAGCGCCGTCGGAATCGCGGAATGACGCTCATCGAAATCATGGTGGTCATCACCATCCTCGGCCTCATCGCCGCGGCGGTGGGTGTCTCCGTGATTCCCATGTTGGAATCGGCCCGGAGGGATCGCGCCGCGCTGGACATCAAGAACATCCAGGGCGCGATGAAGATCTTCTACACGCAGAAGGGGAAGTACCCGGACACGGCCTCCGGGCTGAATGCGCTGGTGGAGTCGCAGGCGCTGGACGTGATGCCCAGGGACCCGTGGAACAACGACTACGTGTACATCAACGAGGGCGGCAAGCCGGTCATCATCTCCTACGGCGCGGACGGCACCGCGGGTGGTGAGGGCAACGACGCGGACATCTCCTCCGTGGACGAGCGCAAGGGCCGCTCGTAG